A stretch of Pseudomonas sp. 7SR1 DNA encodes these proteins:
- a CDS encoding HNH/endonuclease VII fold putative polymorphic toxin — protein sequence MLVNKSVPFFWGPPFLVRTVRIRDDARGHDFGVGNPQNRGSHFNDEIGNHYDY from the coding sequence GTGCTGGTAAATAAATCTGTCCCCTTTTTTTGGGGTCCCCCTTTTTTGGTAAGAACGGTAAGGATCCGTGATGATGCAAGGGGTCATGATTTCGGTGTGGGAAATCCACAAAATCGCGGCTCCCACTTTAATGATGAAATCGGAAATCACTATGACTATTGA
- a CDS encoding acyl-CoA dehydrogenase produces the protein MSETLLSSRNLAFELYEVLDAEGLTQRERFAEHNRETFDAAIGTARSIAEKYFAPHNRKNDENEPRYENGQAILIPEVKPAVDAFLEAGFLNAARSFEAGGMQLPTLLSQACFAHFQSANAASTSYPFLTMGAANLIESFGDEAQKRRFLQPMIDGRFFGTMALTEPHAGSSLSDIRTRAEPAPDGTYRLKGNKIFISGGDHPLAENIVHMVLAKLPDAPPGVKGISLFIVPKFLVNDDGSLGKRNDVLLAGLFHKMGWRGTTSTALNFGDNGECIAYLVGKPHHGLSYMFQMMNEARIGVGMGAVMLGYAGYLYSLEYARERPQGRVPDSKDPTTAPVAIIQHADVRRMLLTQKAYVEGSFDLGLYAARLFDDTTTLDSEAERRRAHELLDLLTPIVKSWPSEFCLKANELAIQILGGHGYTREYPVEQYYRDNRLNPIHEGTHGIQSLDLLGRKLAQNGGAGLKQLIRLVADTTERAQAYESLNALRQPLEALVARLQTVTLGLLTDMAQGKVNSSLANSALYLKVFGHMVIGWRWLEQAIRAEQGLLAGNPADVAFYKGKLQAARYFLTWEVPGCQHELTLLEARDDTCLTMRDEWF, from the coding sequence ATGTCCGAGACGTTGCTCAGTTCCCGCAATCTGGCTTTCGAGCTGTACGAAGTCCTTGATGCCGAGGGGCTGACCCAGCGCGAACGGTTTGCCGAACACAACCGCGAAACCTTCGACGCAGCCATCGGCACAGCCCGCAGCATTGCCGAGAAATATTTCGCGCCGCACAACCGCAAGAATGACGAGAACGAACCGCGCTATGAGAACGGCCAGGCAATCCTGATTCCCGAGGTGAAACCGGCGGTGGACGCTTTCCTCGAAGCCGGTTTCCTCAATGCCGCGCGCAGTTTCGAGGCTGGCGGCATGCAGTTGCCGACGCTGCTGTCCCAAGCCTGCTTCGCCCACTTCCAGTCGGCCAACGCCGCATCGACGTCCTATCCGTTCCTGACCATGGGCGCGGCGAACCTGATCGAAAGCTTCGGCGACGAAGCCCAGAAGCGACGCTTCCTGCAGCCGATGATCGATGGTCGCTTCTTCGGCACCATGGCCCTCACCGAACCTCACGCCGGCTCTTCGCTGTCGGATATCCGTACCCGTGCGGAACCGGCACCCGACGGCACCTACCGGCTCAAGGGCAACAAGATCTTCATTTCCGGCGGCGATCACCCGCTGGCGGAAAACATCGTGCACATGGTCCTGGCGAAGCTGCCGGACGCGCCACCCGGGGTCAAGGGGATCTCGTTGTTCATCGTGCCCAAGTTCCTGGTCAACGACGACGGCAGCCTTGGCAAGCGCAACGATGTGCTGCTGGCCGGGCTGTTCCACAAGATGGGTTGGCGCGGCACCACTTCCACGGCACTGAACTTTGGCGACAACGGCGAATGCATCGCTTACCTGGTGGGCAAACCGCACCACGGCCTGAGCTATATGTTCCAGATGATGAATGAGGCCCGGATCGGCGTCGGCATGGGCGCGGTGATGCTGGGTTACGCCGGCTACCTGTATTCCCTGGAATATGCCCGCGAACGTCCGCAAGGCCGGGTGCCCGACAGCAAGGACCCGACCACCGCTCCCGTGGCGATCATCCAGCACGCCGACGTGCGTCGCATGCTGCTGACGCAAAAGGCCTACGTCGAAGGTTCGTTCGACCTGGGCCTGTACGCGGCCCGGCTGTTCGATGACACCACCACACTCGACAGCGAAGCCGAACGCCGACGAGCCCATGAATTGCTGGACTTGCTGACCCCGATCGTCAAATCCTGGCCATCGGAGTTCTGCCTGAAGGCCAATGAACTGGCGATCCAGATTCTGGGGGGACACGGCTACACCCGGGAGTATCCGGTGGAGCAGTATTATCGCGACAACCGCCTGAACCCGATCCACGAGGGCACCCATGGCATCCAGTCCCTGGACCTGCTGGGCCGCAAGCTGGCACAGAACGGCGGCGCCGGACTCAAGCAGTTGATCCGCCTGGTGGCCGATACCACCGAGCGCGCCCAGGCGTATGAGTCATTGAATGCGCTTCGTCAACCGCTGGAAGCTCTGGTAGCACGCCTGCAGACAGTCACACTGGGGCTGCTTACGGACATGGCCCAGGGCAAGGTCAACAGCAGCCTCGCCAACTCGGCTCTTTACCTCAAGGTATTCGGTCACATGGTGATCGGCTGGCGCTGGCTGGAACAGGCCATTCGCGCCGAGCAAGGCCTGCTCGCAGGCAACCCGGCGGACGTGGCTTTCTACAAAGGCAAGCTACAAGCGGCGCGCTACTTCCTTACCTGGGAAGTACCAGGATGCCAGCACGAGCTGACACTGCTCGAGGCGCGGGACGATACGTGCCTGACGATGCGGGATGAGTGGTTCTGA
- a CDS encoding cell division protein ZapA has product MRQGADGVTVISILGEDYSIKAPTGQEQALLDAAAMLKAALADTKRKYPTLIGDRLLVLAAMNLCSQQIEMQKQHRAELDRYQEQVSATVDVIAKTIQQA; this is encoded by the coding sequence ATGAGGCAGGGTGCCGATGGGGTGACAGTCATCTCGATCCTGGGAGAAGACTATTCAATCAAGGCCCCGACCGGACAGGAACAGGCGCTGCTGGACGCCGCGGCGATGCTCAAGGCCGCCCTGGCCGACACGAAGCGAAAATACCCGACGCTGATCGGTGATCGCCTGCTGGTGCTGGCGGCCATGAACCTGTGTTCGCAGCAGATCGAAATGCAGAAGCAGCATCGCGCCGAGCTCGACCGTTACCAGGAGCAGGTCAGCGCCACGGTCGATGTGATCGCCAAGACGATTCAGCAGGCCTGA
- a CDS encoding DUF2165 family protein — protein sequence MTTRYSKIAMTLALAAFAFLTVFNNLTDYRSNFNFVQHVLSMDTTFPDNAARYRAIVQPWLWHGAYWLIILGEAITAGLLGYGALKLWQARNADGPVFTQAKRWAIGGLTAGFLVWFFGFMVVGGEWFLMWQSQIWNGQDAAFRFYMAILGVLIFLNQPDADPS from the coding sequence ATGACAACCCGCTATTCGAAAATCGCAATGACCCTGGCTCTCGCCGCATTCGCCTTCCTGACCGTGTTCAACAACCTCACGGACTACCGCTCCAACTTCAACTTCGTCCAGCACGTACTGAGTATGGACACCACCTTCCCTGACAATGCCGCCCGCTACCGCGCCATTGTCCAGCCTTGGCTATGGCATGGCGCCTACTGGTTGATCATCCTCGGCGAAGCGATCACCGCCGGGCTGCTGGGCTACGGCGCCTTGAAACTGTGGCAGGCGCGCAACGCCGACGGCCCGGTTTTCACCCAGGCCAAGCGATGGGCCATCGGCGGCCTGACGGCAGGCTTCCTCGTCTGGTTCTTTGGCTTCATGGTGGTGGGTGGCGAGTGGTTCCTGATGTGGCAATCGCAAATCTGGAACGGCCAGGACGCCGCCTTCAGGTTCTACATGGCGATACTGGGAGTGCTGATCTTCCTCAACCAGCCCGATGCCGATCCGAGCTGA
- the putP gene encoding sodium/proline symporter PutP produces the protein MSVSNPTLITFVIYIAAMVLIGLMAYRSTNNLSDYILGGRSLGSVVTALSAGASDMSGWLLMGLPGAIYMSGLSESWIAIGLIVGAYLNWLFVAGRLRVQTEHNGDALTLPDYFSSRFEDKSGLLRIISAVVILVFFTIYCASGIVAGARLFESTFGMSYETALWAGAAATIAYTFVGGFLAVSWTDTVQATLMIFALILTPIIVLLATGGVDTTFLAIEAKDPSSFDMLKNTTFIGVISLMGWGLGYFGQPHILARFMAADSVKSIASARRISMTWMILCLGGTVAVGFFGIAYFSAHPEVAGPVTENHERVFIELAKLLFNPWIAGVLLSAILAAVMSTLSCQLLVCSSALTEDFYKTFLRKSASQLELVWVGRAMVLLVALVAIALAANPENRVLGLVSYAWAGFGAAFGPVVLISVIWKGMTRNGALAGILVGAITVIVWKHFELLGLYEIIPGFIFASLAIYIVSKMGSPTAGMVQRFEAAEKDFRLNQ, from the coding sequence ATGAGTGTAAGCAATCCCACCCTGATCACCTTCGTGATCTATATCGCAGCCATGGTCCTGATCGGCCTGATGGCTTATCGATCCACCAACAACCTTTCCGATTACATCCTGGGCGGTCGCAGCCTGGGTAGCGTCGTGACCGCATTGTCCGCCGGTGCCTCCGACATGAGCGGGTGGCTGTTGATGGGCCTGCCAGGTGCCATCTACATGTCCGGCCTGTCGGAAAGCTGGATCGCCATCGGCCTGATCGTCGGTGCCTACCTGAACTGGCTGTTCGTAGCCGGTCGCCTGCGGGTCCAGACCGAGCATAACGGCGACGCGCTGACCCTGCCGGACTACTTCTCCAGCCGTTTCGAAGACAAGAGCGGTCTGCTGCGCATCATCTCTGCGGTGGTGATCCTGGTGTTCTTCACCATTTACTGCGCCTCCGGCATCGTGGCCGGTGCCCGTCTGTTCGAAAGCACCTTCGGCATGTCCTACGAGACTGCGCTGTGGGCCGGTGCCGCCGCGACCATCGCCTACACTTTCGTGGGCGGCTTCCTGGCCGTGAGCTGGACCGATACGGTGCAGGCCACCCTGATGATTTTCGCGCTGATCCTGACGCCGATCATCGTGCTGCTGGCTACCGGCGGCGTGGACACCACCTTCCTGGCTATCGAAGCGAAGGATCCTTCGTCCTTCGACATGCTGAAGAACACCACCTTCATCGGCGTGATTTCGCTGATGGGCTGGGGCCTGGGTTACTTTGGCCAGCCACATATCCTGGCGCGCTTCATGGCTGCCGACTCGGTCAAGTCCATCGCCAGTGCCCGTCGCATCTCCATGACCTGGATGATCCTGTGCCTGGGCGGTACCGTTGCCGTCGGTTTCTTCGGTATCGCGTACTTCTCGGCGCATCCTGAAGTGGCCGGTCCAGTGACCGAAAACCACGAGCGCGTGTTCATCGAACTGGCCAAGCTGCTGTTCAACCCATGGATTGCCGGCGTGCTGCTGTCGGCCATCCTGGCGGCCGTGATGAGCACCCTGAGCTGCCAGTTGCTGGTGTGCTCCAGCGCCCTGACCGAAGACTTCTACAAGACGTTCCTGCGCAAGAGCGCTTCCCAGCTGGAACTGGTCTGGGTCGGCCGCGCCATGGTGCTGCTGGTGGCTCTGGTGGCCATCGCCCTGGCCGCCAACCCGGAAAACCGCGTACTGGGCCTGGTGAGCTACGCTTGGGCCGGTTTCGGTGCGGCTTTCGGTCCCGTGGTCCTGATTTCGGTGATCTGGAAAGGCATGACTCGTAACGGCGCGTTGGCCGGTATCCTGGTGGGTGCAATCACCGTGATTGTGTGGAAGCACTTCGAGCTGCTGGGCCTGTACGAAATCATCCCGGGCTTTATCTTCGCCAGCCTGGCGATCTACATCGTCAGCAAGATGGGCTCGCCTACCGCCGGTATGGTGCAGCGCTTCGAAGCGGCTGAAAAAGATTTCCGCCTGAACCAGTGA
- the putA gene encoding trifunctional transcriptional regulator/proline dehydrogenase/L-glutamate gamma-semialdehyde dehydrogenase — translation MATTTLGVKLDDPTRERLKAAATSIDRTPHWLIKQAIFNYLEKLEGGATLTELNGSTRIDSDEAGDVQVDHAHQCFLEFAESILPQSVLRASITAAYRRPEPEVVPMLIEQARLPAEMAEATNKLAASIAEKLRNQKSAGGRAGIVQGLLQEFSLSSQEGVALMCLAEALLRIPDKGTRDALIRDKISTGNWQPHLGNSPSLFVNAATWGLLLTGKLVATHNEAGLTSSLSRIIGKSGEPMIRKGVDMAMRLMGEQFVTGETIAEALANASKFESKGFRYSYDMLGEAALTEHDAQKYLASYEQAIHSIGKASHGRGIYEGPGISIKLSALHPRYSRAQYERVMDELYPRLLSLTLLAKQYDIGLNIDAEEADRLELSLDLLERLCFEPQLTGWNGIGFVIQAYQKRCPYVIDYVIDLARRSRHRLMIRLVKGAYWDSEIKRAQVEGLEGYPVYTRKVYTDVSYIACARKLLSVPEAIYPQFATHNAHTLSAIYHIAGQNYYPGQYEFQCLHGMGEPLYEQVVGKVSEGKLNRPCRVYAPVGTHETLLAYLVRRLLENGANTSFVNRIADQSISIQELVADPVASIEQMATLEGGFGLPHPRIPLPRDLYGSERANSSGIDMANEHRLASLSCALLATAHNDWKAAPMLGCAASEETPAPVLNPADHRDVVGHVQEATVADVDNAIQCALNAAPIWQATPPAERAAILERAADLMEGEIQPLMGLLAREAGKTFANAIAEVREAVDFLRYYAVQARNDFTNDAHRPLGPVVCISPWNFPLAIFSGQVAAALAAGNPVLAKPAEQTPLVAAQAVRLMLEAGIPEGVLQLLPGRGETVGARLVGDDRVKGVMFTGSTEVARLLQRNIAGRLDNQGRPIPLIAETGGQNAMIVDSSALTEQVVIDVVSSAFDSAGQRCSALRVLCLQEDSADRVIEMLKGAMAESRLGNPERLSVDIGPVIDAEAKAGIEKHIQAMRDKGRSVYQMAIADSEECKRGTFVMPTLIELESFDELQREIFGPVLHVVRYKRKELDQLIDQINASGYGLTLGVHTRIDETIAKVIDNVHAGNVYVNRNIVGAVVGVQPFGGEGLSGTGPKAGGPLYLYRLLSTRPADAIQQSFVRGDAASAPDLRLRDALSKPLNALKAWADSQKLAELSALCVQFAAQSQSGITRQLTGPTGERNSYAILPREHVLCLAEVEGDLLTQLAAVLAVGGSAVWPETDTAKALFARLPKDIQARIQRVADWTKDDVVFDAVLHHGDSDQLRSVCQQVAKRPGAIVGVNGLSQGETGIALERLVIERALSVNTAAAGGNASLMTIG, via the coding sequence ATGGCTACCACCACCCTTGGGGTCAAACTCGACGACCCGACCCGCGAACGCCTCAAGGCGGCCGCAACCTCGATTGATCGCACGCCGCACTGGCTGATCAAGCAGGCAATTTTCAATTACCTGGAAAAACTCGAGGGTGGTGCAACCCTGACCGAGCTGAACGGTTCGACCCGTATCGACAGTGACGAAGCCGGTGATGTCCAGGTCGACCACGCGCACCAGTGCTTCCTGGAATTCGCCGAAAGCATCCTGCCGCAATCGGTGCTGCGCGCTTCCATTACCGCCGCTTACCGTCGCCCCGAGCCGGAAGTGGTCCCAATGCTGATCGAGCAGGCTCGCCTGCCAGCGGAAATGGCCGAAGCCACCAACAAGCTTGCCGCGTCAATCGCCGAAAAACTGCGTAACCAGAAGAGTGCTGGTGGTCGTGCCGGTATCGTTCAGGGCCTGTTGCAGGAATTCTCCCTGTCGTCCCAGGAAGGCGTGGCGCTGATGTGCCTGGCCGAGGCGCTGCTGCGCATCCCGGACAAGGGCACTCGCGATGCACTGATCCGCGACAAGATCAGCACCGGCAACTGGCAGCCCCACCTGGGCAACAGTCCATCGCTGTTCGTCAACGCCGCCACCTGGGGCCTGCTGCTGACCGGCAAGCTGGTCGCCACCCACAACGAAGCGGGCCTGACCTCCTCCTTGAGCCGCATCATCGGCAAGAGCGGCGAGCCGATGATCCGCAAGGGCGTCGACATGGCGATGCGCTTGATGGGCGAACAGTTCGTCACTGGCGAAACCATCGCCGAAGCCCTGGCCAATGCGAGCAAATTCGAATCCAAGGGCTTCCGTTATTCCTACGACATGCTGGGCGAAGCCGCGCTCACCGAGCATGACGCCCAGAAGTACCTGGCCTCGTACGAACAAGCCATCCATTCGATCGGCAAAGCCTCCCACGGTCGTGGGATCTACGAGGGCCCGGGCATTTCCATCAAGCTCTCGGCCCTGCACCCGCGTTACAGCCGTGCCCAGTACGAACGGGTGATGGACGAGCTGTACCCGCGCCTGCTGTCGCTGACCCTGCTGGCCAAGCAATACGACATCGGCCTGAACATCGACGCCGAAGAAGCCGATCGCCTCGAACTGTCCCTGGATCTGCTGGAGCGCCTGTGCTTCGAGCCGCAGCTCACTGGCTGGAACGGCATCGGTTTCGTGATCCAGGCTTATCAGAAGCGCTGCCCGTACGTGATCGACTATGTGATCGACCTGGCCCGTCGCAGCCGTCATCGCCTGATGATCCGCCTGGTGAAAGGCGCTTACTGGGACAGCGAGATCAAGCGCGCCCAGGTCGAAGGTCTGGAAGGCTATCCGGTCTATACCCGCAAGGTGTACACCGACGTGTCCTACATTGCCTGCGCCCGCAAGCTGCTGTCGGTGCCGGAAGCCATCTACCCGCAGTTCGCGACGCACAATGCCCATACGCTGTCGGCCATTTATCACATCGCCGGTCAGAACTACTACCCGGGCCAGTATGAATTCCAGTGCCTGCACGGCATGGGTGAACCGCTGTACGAACAGGTCGTAGGCAAGGTTTCCGAAGGCAAGCTGAACCGTCCGTGCCGCGTGTACGCTCCGGTCGGGACCCACGAAACGCTGCTGGCCTATCTGGTTCGCCGCCTGCTGGAGAACGGTGCCAACACGTCGTTCGTCAACCGCATCGCCGACCAGTCCATTTCGATTCAGGAACTGGTGGCCGACCCGGTGGCCAGCATCGAGCAGATGGCGACCCTGGAAGGCGGTTTCGGCCTGCCGCATCCACGCATCCCATTGCCACGCGACCTGTACGGCAGCGAGCGCGCCAACTCCAGCGGCATCGACATGGCAAACGAGCATCGCCTGGCCTCGTTGTCCTGCGCCCTGCTGGCGACCGCCCATAACGATTGGAAAGCCGCGCCGATGCTCGGCTGCGCCGCCAGCGAAGAAACGCCGGCCCCCGTCTTGAACCCGGCAGACCACCGCGACGTGGTCGGCCACGTCCAGGAAGCCACGGTGGCGGATGTCGACAATGCCATCCAGTGCGCCCTCAACGCCGCACCGATCTGGCAGGCCACGCCACCGGCCGAGCGGGCCGCGATCCTGGAGCGTGCCGCCGACCTGATGGAAGGCGAGATCCAGCCCCTGATGGGCCTGCTGGCCCGCGAAGCCGGCAAGACCTTCGCCAACGCCATTGCCGAAGTCCGTGAAGCCGTGGATTTCCTGCGCTACTACGCGGTGCAGGCTCGCAACGACTTCACCAACGATGCCCATCGCCCGCTGGGCCCGGTGGTCTGCATCAGCCCGTGGAACTTCCCCCTGGCGATTTTCAGCGGCCAGGTTGCCGCCGCCCTGGCCGCCGGCAACCCGGTACTGGCCAAGCCCGCCGAGCAGACGCCGCTGGTGGCCGCCCAGGCCGTGCGCCTGATGCTCGAAGCCGGCATTCCGGAAGGCGTCCTGCAACTGCTGCCGGGCCGCGGCGAAACCGTCGGCGCTCGCCTGGTGGGTGACGATCGTGTCAAGGGTGTGATGTTCACCGGTTCCACCGAAGTCGCACGCCTGCTGCAGCGCAACATCGCCGGTCGCCTGGACAACCAGGGCCGTCCGATCCCGCTGATCGCCGAGACCGGCGGACAGAACGCCATGATCGTCGACTCCTCGGCCCTGACCGAGCAGGTGGTCATCGACGTGGTGTCCTCGGCCTTCGATAGCGCCGGCCAGCGTTGCTCGGCGCTGCGGGTCCTGTGCCTGCAGGAAGATTCCGCCGACCGTGTCATCGAAATGCTCAAGGGTGCCATGGCCGAATCGCGCCTCGGCAACCCCGAGCGCCTGTCCGTGGACATCGGCCCGGTGATCGACGCCGAAGCCAAGGCGGGCATCGAGAAGCACATCCAGGCCATGCGCGACAAAGGTCGCAGCGTGTACCAGATGGCAATCGCCGACAGCGAGGAATGCAAGCGCGGTACCTTCGTCATGCCAACCCTCATTGAGCTGGAAAGCTTCGACGAGCTGCAACGGGAGATCTTCGGTCCGGTGCTGCACGTGGTGCGCTACAAGCGCAAGGAGCTGGATCAGTTGATCGACCAGATCAACGCATCCGGCTATGGCCTGACCCTGGGCGTGCACACCCGTATCGACGAAACCATCGCCAAGGTGATCGACAACGTCCATGCCGGCAACGTCTATGTGAACCGCAATATCGTGGGTGCCGTGGTCGGCGTGCAGCCGTTCGGCGGCGAAGGCCTGTCGGGCACCGGGCCCAAGGCCGGTGGCCCGCTGTACCTGTACCGCCTGCTGTCGACACGTCCTGCCGATGCGATCCAGCAGTCCTTCGTTCGTGGCGATGCCGCCAGTGCGCCGGACCTGCGCCTGCGCGATGCCCTGAGCAAACCGCTGAACGCCCTGAAAGCCTGGGCCGACAGCCAGAAGCTCGCCGAACTGAGTGCGTTGTGCGTGCAGTTCGCAGCCCAGTCGCAAAGCGGTATCACCCGTCAACTGACCGGCCCGACCGGCGAGCGCAACAGCTACGCCATCCTGCCGCGCGAACACGTACTGTGCCTGGCCGAGGTGGAAGGAGACCTGTTGACGCAACTGGCGGCGGTACTGGCCGTGGGTGGCTCGGCCGTATGGCCGGAAACCGACACCGCCAAGGCGCTGTTCGCACGTTTGCCGAAGGACATCCAGGCACGTATCCAGCGCGTTGCCGACTGGACCAAGGATGATGTGGTGTTCGACGCTGTCCTGCATCATGGCGACTCGGACCAGCTGCGCAGCGTCTGCCAGCAGGTAGCCAAGCGCCCCGGTGCCATCGTCGGCGTCAATGGCCTGTCCCAGGGCGAAACCGGCATCGCGCTGGAACGCCTGGTGATCGAGCGGGCCCTGAGCGTCAACACCGCCGCGGCGGGGGGTAACGCCAGCCTGATGACTATCGGTTAA